From one Lycium ferocissimum isolate CSIRO_LF1 chromosome 7, AGI_CSIRO_Lferr_CH_V1, whole genome shotgun sequence genomic stretch:
- the LOC132062175 gene encoding uncharacterized protein LOC132062175: MGETNRSGNNNNNNNMYGRDTMNAAAPLHHHHQHHQTQIDDDDDDDVTAAGGGDNPTSHIRYDHHPHALHNNGGASMDANTMNGVDNALYCPPSDIVTAAGGGGSGGASDQLTLSFQGEVYVFDAVSPEKVQAVLLLLGGYEVPAGIPTVSVAPQSQRASGDFPGRLNQPQRAASLNRFREKRKERCFDKKIRYTVRKEVAMRMQRKKGQFTSAKSISDEAGSSSADWNEGSGQEEQETSCRHCGISSKSTPMMRRGPAGPRSLCNACGLKWANKGILRDLSKVPTPGAHDQTAKSGEQINGEPNGSDAMAAAAIITPDGDNRVVTAERSEFVCFWKKGKMEVVGFEEEYGIRVDEEYGFEAMSEVTISFQGQLYVFPAVTPKKVQAVLLLLGGSEMASSYVPSSDSLALQTTKSVDNDAFTRPNISRRIASLIRFREKRKERCFEKKIHYTCRKEVAQRMHRKNGQFASLKEGESTAVDNIDSGDSTPHPEPTLRTCHHCGTGESDTPAMRRGPSGPRTLCNACGLMWANKGMLRDITKGGRCVPFDKGEPDSPDIKLSTVAPENSYLKQHQEGSSGETKTLLMETENPSVTPGKLQDNLDELASASGTEFEIPTSFDEQIGVDSHMGADWPGT, encoded by the exons ATGGGAGAAACAAATCGCAGCggtaacaacaacaataacaacaacatgtACGGACGGGATACAATGAACGCTGCTGCACCacttcaccaccaccaccaacaccaCCAAACTCAGATCGACGATGATGACGACGACGACGTCACCGCCGCCGGTGGTGGAGATAACCCTACTTCTCACATTCGATACGACCATCATCCTCACGCGCTTCACAACAACGGCGGCGCGTCGATGGATGCTAACACGATGAACGGTGTGGATAACGCCTTGTATTGTCCACCTTCGGATATTGTTACGGCTGCTGGTGGTGGTGGTAGTGGTGGAGCTTCTGATCAACTTACGCTGTCGTTTCAAGGCGAAGTTTATGTTTTCGATGCCGTTTCACCTGAAAAG GTTCAGGCGGTGCTGTTATTGTTGGGGGGATACGAAGTCCCTGCTGGCATCCCTACTGTTAGTGTGGCTCCCCAAAGTCAGAGG GCTTCGGGTGACTTTCCTGGAAGATTGAATCAACCGCAAAGAGCTGCTTCTTTAAATCGCTTTAGGGAAAAGAGGAAAGAACGGTGTTTTGATAAAAAGATCCGTTATACTGTGCGGAAGGAAGTTGCGATGAG GATGCAGCGTAAGAAGGGTCAGTTTACATCTGCAAAGTCAATATCTGACGAAGCAGGTTCTTCTTCTGCAGATTGGAATGAAGGCTCTGGTCAAGAAGAACAGGAAACATC ATGTAGACATTGCGGTATTAGTTCGAAATCCACTCCTATGATGCGCCGTGGACCAGCTGGCCCAAGGTCTCTTTGTAATGCATGTGGACTCAAGTGGGCTAATAAG GGAATTTTAAGAGATCTTTCTAAAGTTCCAACTCCTGGAGCTCACGACCAAACTGCGAAATCTGGTGAACAG ATCAATGGTGAACCCAATGGCTCGGACGCCATGGCTGCTGCTGCTATCATCACTCCAGACGGCGACAACAGAGTTGTCACTGCTGAACGG AGTGAATTTGTTTGTTTCTGGAAGAAGGGAAAAATGGAAGTAGTAGGGTTTGAGGAGGAGTATGGAATTAGAGTAGATGAAGAATATGGATTTGA GGCAATGAGTGAGGTTACTATTTCCTTCCAAGGCCAACTTTATGTATTCCCTGCTGTTACTCCCAAAAAG GTGCAAGCGGTACTGCTATTATTAGGAGGTTCTGAGATGGCTAGTAGTTATGTACCTAGCTCAGATTCTCTTGCACTGCAAACTACGAAG AGTGTTGATAATGATGCCTTCACCAGGCCAAACATTTCTCGGAGAATTGCATCTCTGATTAGATTCCGtgagaagagaaaagagagatgctttgagaaaaaaattcattatacTTGTCGGAAAGAAGTTGCACAGAG GATGCATCGTAAAAATGGACAATTTGCCTCTTTAAAAGAGGGTGAATCTACGGCTGTTGACAATATTGATTCAGGGGACAGTACTCCTCATCCTGAACCTAC ACTACGAACATGTCACCACTGTGGTACTGGTGAAAGTGATACCCCTGCCATGCGGCGGGGACCATCAGGCCCTAGAACCCTCTGCAATGCCTGTGGGCTTATGTGGGCAAACAAG GGTATGTTAAGAGATATTACAAAGGGAGGGAGATGTGTACCCTTTGACAAAGGCGAGCCA GACAGTCCTGATATCAAGCTGTCTACTGTTGCCCCTGAGAATTCTTATCTAAAGCAGCATCAAGAG GGAAGTTCAGGAGAGACAAAGACACTGCTAATGGAGACTGAAAATCCTTCAGTTACACCTGGTAAGCTG CAGGATAATCTCGACGAACTTGCAAGTGCTTCTGGTACCGAGTTTGAGATTCCTACAAGCTTTGATGAACAG ATTGGCGTTGATTCACATATGGGTGCTGACTGGCCTGGGACATGA